AATCATGCTTTacaccaaaattaaaaaaaacaaaacaaaaacatacatatttatatattttcatgGACAATGTTGGAAAAAGAATCCACCTATTTCTTATAGGGATTTTTCTCGTGTGTCTCCTATTGACAACATAATGAAACTatagaaaataataattaaaatcagCATACTCTGGCAAATAATTTTTTAACAGAGCACATATATTTCGCTGTCTTTAACGGGGTAAAGCATCCTGGAAATATAATCAAGACAATAGCAAGTTTTCAAACCGGGTGATCCGAATCACGTGGTCAGAATTCCAATAACATCCTTATTGACTTTCTAGTTCGaggtaaataaaatgttttctttgaaaaCCAGTGACAGAAAGTATTACTTAATGACTCTGTGCCATCTTATCCACCTTCAGGTTACTAACCCGCAGGCTGTTGTGGAAGAACACAAGCGGTTCTGGAAGTTACCATGCACAGTAAACAGACTAACAGTTCATATATGCAGGCAGAAAAAAAGATAACTAGATGGATGAGGATGCATGGTGAAGTAATTATTTGCATTCTGTAATTTCCCAAGTTTGTGATGATGTGATGTGCCCTAACCCTGTTATTACTCTCCTCTTAGAAGTTTGCATTGAAAACAAACTCTTAAGGCAAAGGGCGGGTTTCAGGAGGAAGAGAGATAAACACAGTCTAGTTTAACCACCCACACTGCTATAATAATGTAGGTGAGAGCAACATAAAAAAAAGGCACTATTAATTTAGAACCTGACGcattctaaataataaatatccaACTGAGTTTCATTTTGTAGGAAAGTATTCTGTGTGCAGTGAACCAAGCAAACGTCACTATTTTAGGAATTTAACTCCTCCAGATAAGTTGTCCTTTATGTTGAATATATTCTATAAATCATATAATTTATGAACCGAAATCCAGAGGCCCTTCTTGTCCTTGTGCTCTacatcagaggaagaaaaagcgAGGTGACGCTGCTGTTTAGGGCAGTGCCTTGGAGCTTCTAAAATATTTTAGCTTCCGAGACATTTTCTGAGAGACCCACAGAACGGGATCACCTCGCGTTGGTAGCAAAGATTACCACTTCCATTTGTTTGTTAATAGGGAATCATAATGAACGTCTCGTGTGGTgaaggggtgggaaagacagCTTCAGTCTCAGGAGAAGCCTATTTAGGCCCTTATAACTAGCCTTGCGTGAAGAGGTTTTAGACAAAAGCCAGAAATGAAATAGTGTGTGGTGGTAGTTATATTTTGACAGTCTGGCATCCTTACTAGTACTGAAAATTTCACTTAGAGGGCCTAAAACCAGACTTATGTTCCCTAGCCTTATTTGCTTTGCCATATATAGAAGGAGGCAGCCTTTTCACAATAGGGAATTATAGGATAATTCAATTTTCAACGTACATCATATAGAATCAATGTACAAATGTTTACACAAGAGCCAGCTTGTTTTCAATAACCTATGTATCAGGCACCATCATTCATATAATCATTCTATTATATACAGAGATCAGGTTTTAATATATtacatttttactattttaaaaTGGAGACCCTGACTGAGTTTTGCTGTTGATGTAAGGAATTATACCAGAAACCAAAACAGACTTTGACTTTATCATTGTCCATTAAAACAGAATTTACATCTTATGCTTGTTTCAAGCCTTTAATACTcaacataagaaatgcacatctctatttacaAAATATATACTCAAACACAATCATAAATCATATATATTACTGACAGCTTCAAAGTACATTTTTTAGAAGACAAATATTAAGCTTCACTTCTAGGTTACTGAAATTTATCCAGATTTTAATGGTTTTAGAATTAAATAaatcacatacatatatatgcatttgtgtgtatatgtatttatgtGTATACATCTCTGtatagatatacacacatacatacatcaaGACAAATAAATTACAGCAGATCACATAAACTGCTGAAGCTAGTACATTAATTATCCACCAATTATTGATGACCTCTTAAGACAAGAGCAATGGAGCCAAACCAGGACAGTCATGAGTTATGAAAAAAATATGAACAGGAAGTGCAAGCAAATAAGACTCCATGTGCCATTAATAGAAAAAGGCCTTCCTAAGCAGGGTCTTTCAGAAATGAGCCCCCAAAGGCACACATAAGGGGCATTTCTTTCCTTTTGAAATGTTAGCCAAAAGAAATGGTAACATTTGCTTATAGAagaaatgtatatgtatatgtattcaaGCACAATCTTCTTTCTTTAAGTGCTGGGACCCTGCTTTTCAAAGAATTTCTCCCATTCAGTGGCAAGGAACAATACTAGGAAAATGCAGGGCAATTTTTAGTTTGTAAAAACGAAGTTTATATTTGGATGTTTCTGCAATTCTTattgtatgtatatttatttttattggtagTGTACAGTGCAAAATAGTATGCAATACCATATCCATCCTAGACAATAAAGTTGTACAGAATTGGATCCCATTCTATATTTTAGAAAGGATGAATAGAAAGCTTGTAAGGCTGAGTCTAGACTTAAATAATTAAAGATGAATTCTTAAATAGTACACTTGTAATAATCTAACACAGCTTGCAAACTTCACTTCAAAACAGCATTAAGTACATGCCTAGGCTGATTCAGTTctttatatatagaaacataacaAAGAACACTagggcagataaggaccatcAGCCCATCCATATCTCCTGCCCAGCTTTAtagtctctttctctttctcacagaaACACAGGGCATGAGGACAGATAAAGACCCCAGAGCCCTTTCATACAAATTAGTTTAAAATCcgttgttgggggagggggttaataCAAAAAAACTGCCTTTAATTATGTAACACATTCTCACCAGACAGCTGGTAAAGTCTCTGTTAGACCTCTATTCTTCAAAGATTTTGTAATTGGGCAGGGTAGGAGAAATCTTTTAGAAAAAATAGCATATAGTGAACATCATCTGTGGATGTATTCTGGAtgcctattttattttcatttggtgAAGGAGAAAACTCGATCAGAATAGTACAGAAAATATGAGAGGAGAAGCAGAATGTAACCAGCTGTTGTGTGGCTGAATGCACTGAGGCCCAGCTGtaccaaaggtttttttttccccctctgtggGGAAAATGTTTGTTACATCTGGTCCTAAGAGCCAGAAGCCTGACCTTACAATCCATGTTATACTATGGCAGCCTTACCCTCACCCTCAGAGGTTCCTTGGTGCTATCAAAGTAAATTTGTTCTTCTGAACCATTTGAGATCTTAGTGATAATACAGATGCTAGCTGCTTAGTAGGTTAGGTAAATTAAGGTCTGACCCACCCAATCAGAATGGCCCGTGAAAGCCTCTGGAAAAACCAAGAGGCCCGAGCACCAAAGAAGCAGCAACTCTGAGCTTTAGCATCCGAAAAGAGAACAGCACACAAGGAAAACAGAGGAGAAAACAAGTGGGTCTTGCTTCTGCCACAGCTTCAGCTTGGTAAAGACAGAGAAGAGGAACACTTACAGCATAATAATGAAGGAAAACTACAATCAGCACAGTTTAGAAAACAAGGATTGTTTCATGTCCTTTCTTTCTTGTAGAAAACGCGTCCTGTGCACCTTAAAATCTGCATTTCTGCGCCTAGATGAAACCTCTCTGGTCTCCTCCATCGCATTCTTCTTTTGCTTAGAACAAAGGTGCAAATTCTACCTACCAGGCAGCGGCTTTTTTTCCATTTGTGGTGCCTGTTCCAGCATGCAGCTAATCACAGACGGAAAACCTTGCTTCTCTCCCACTCAAAGCTTAAAGAACTGGCATCCTTTATTACAAAAAGGGAATGGTGTGTTTGCTCTCCCAAGAGTCAAAAGAAGCTTCATGGGTTTGAAAAACAGAACTGCAACTGCACATAAGGATGCTGAATGACAATACTCTCCCAAACTTTCTTGGAATTTGAGGAATGTaaatagattctttttttttcggAGGGGAAAGCAAACAAGGACAAGTGAGAAACAGTGCTGGCCTTTAGTTCACTTAAAGTGCGTTCAGTATCAATATTGTAATAAGTCTTAAACCTTCCCAGATATTTTGAAATTCCCTTTCTTAAAAGGTAATCAAAAAGTTAACACTACCTCACAAGGGCACACAGACTAAGACCTTCTCACAACTTATATTTacacgtttgttttttttttgttgtttttaatgaaAGCTCTGCAATACTGTATTTGGAATCCAATTCCAAACTGCTCCATGAAGGCTTTGTTAAGAGATCTTGGGCAGCACTTGATTGTACAAGCAACACTTATAATCTATTCAAATTCAGTGCCAAAACAGCGCATCCCCTCAGCAAGCTTCTCataaaaattataattaaatCATAGCAGATGAACAGGTGACCTCCCTTGGATGCGATAATCGTTAAAAcatgttagaaaaaaacaaacacctaTGAATTACATTTTTGCATTTGGGGCAAAATCACTCATCAACATatacttaaataaaaaaacattcttcaagaACTGAAATATATGAAGggctaatttttttaaatagcatatTTACATCTAATAGAAAATATACATTTTGCAGATTATTTgtattaaaaaagaataaaacataaagGAAAAGGTATATTTAGAGACAGTTGATATCCTgtacagaaaacaaaaactatATTAAACCAAGTAAATGTGTATAtttaaaatttcatcttttttctttaaaaaacccTTGGTCCGTGCTGCTTTCTTTAATCGTTACGGTCAAAAAGTTTGATGTTACGTCTGTTACTACCACTTTTTCCAAATTGTTTAAAGATGGACTCCAAGATTCTTCCTCTGGGTTCCCAAGAATTCTGGTGACAGGTATCCTGGCAATTAGAGATGGTTTGCTTTGGGAACCAACAGCATCTCTGTACAAATCAGTTACTGTCCCTGGGTTCCCTGAACTGTGCCTGGCTTTAGAGCCGCTGGGAATCAATCCAGCATGGTCCTTGGCTTCAAGATAATCTGCTCTGTGTTTAGTCCTGGGAGGGTAAGTATCCATTCCATGCTTCTCTCGAGGCTCCAGTCCCATTTTACTCAGCTCCCGATCTCtgtgctggtaccctgtcccaaTTTGGCTGGACATGGGGCCCATATAGTCCGTCTCTTGCCTCTTAGCCAGCTGGATGACGCTCTGTCCTGTTCCATATTTGCCTGATCCAGAAGCAGACTCATCCATTCTCCTTGACTTCAGGTATTCCCCTATCTTATCTCCTCGTTCTCCTTCTGGCTTCCTGTTTGAGGATTCCAGTGTTTCTGGGTTGTCCTTAAATAGTCCCCTTCCAGATTTAGGGCCTCTTTTCTTCAGAATCTTTTGTTTGTGAGTCACAGATTTGTCCTCGGGCCTCACCCTGTCCCTGATGCTATCCCCTCTGGaggtactgctgctgctgccctgggGCGACATCACTATGTTCCTCAACCCTTCCCTGGACCTAGAGGTGGAAGCCAAATCCTGAGGGGATCGGCCAGGATAGGGCACTCGGACTCCTCTGGCAGAGTCACTGCGAAATTCATAGGTTTTGGCTTTTGCCTTAGCCTGTGCCTACAAAACAAGACATACCAATACACACATTATTTTGCTCACGGCTGTATAATTATTATGTATAATATCCCCTCATTCTGACACCTATCAACACTTTAAAGAAAGCACTACTAAAGATACTGAGCTTCTACCCATTCATTACCTGAAAGAGCAACATGATTGTGCAGACAGACACCTGGTTTCTACATCCTTACCTTTAACAGGAAGGTTTTGGGTTTGGGGCCTCGCTTTTTTGGCCcgaatagctctctctctcgttccCTAGGGGGTTAAACAAACCAATGCTTCAATTGCGcattgcttaaaaataaaacagccaaAGCCACACATGTCTAAGTTCCAGATTTCCTATTCGCATATGCAGGCCTGTACCTCTCCTCAAAGGCTGCAACCAAGCGGGCATCCAAGATGTTTTCTTCAGGCTCCCAGGTGCTATACCTAGAAGCAAGAACAAGGCAAGAGTAGATATAAGCAGAAAAAGCCTGCGGGAGAAGAGCAGATTATTCTGTAACTTTTGCTGGCACCGTGATGGCAACAGAAGCCTCAGGCTGGCAGTGCCAGGCAGCAGCCACCTACTTACTTCTGAGACCAGCCCTTCCATTTCACAAGGTACTCCATGCGCCCCTGcggagagggagaagagggacACTGTCAGCACCGCCACCGCAACAAGGCAAACGGGACCGTGCAGCGCCACCCTGGGCTCGCCCGAGCCCGCACTTACTCTCCTGATGCGCCGCTTCAGCAGGGACTCGGCCGCGAACACCCGCTCGCCCACCGCCGACAGCTCCATGTTTACGGCTCGGCCGCTTCCAGAGGCGGCTGTGGGGCGCGTGcacggaggggggaggggaggcgagCGAGCGCCTGCGTGCACGCGCACAGCCGAACGACTGCTCCGTGACGtcgcgccccgcccccttccctcgCCTGTCTACTTGTGGCTAATTGCGTTCCTAGCGCAGACCGGCCGGTGGAATATTCCGCTGCGTCCCAATTGGCTGCTCTAAGTCTCCGCCCCCCccatcctttccctcccctccccccacacacggCAGTGGCTGCGTGACTCGCGTTCCAATCACCGAGCCTGGAATGGGTGGAGTCAGGCGTGAAATGATACATGGTCCCCTGGAGAGGAAGTGACGCAATTCGGGTTTTCTGCGTCAGTGTGGGGGGTGGTAGAGATACAGCTGACGTCGAACGTCTCTCGCGTGCTGCTGTCCGTGAGCTCAACTCGAGGCGCCTGCAGGTGGGTGCGTCCCTTGCGGAGCTCATGCGCGAGGCCTGCGGCAAGAGCATATGTGTAATGTTGCATGGGTGCAGAGCGGGGGCCCGGCGGAGCTTTGTCTGTCCTCCCGTGCAATGCTCGACCTACTCTTTGGAGGAAGTTGCTTACTTTTCTTTTCCACTAATGTGACAACTTCGCCTATAATTTAATTTACAGTCTTGATTACGGTttctccccttttaaaaaaaaagttaaataataataatgtcaaATGTAGGTTAAGTGGGTTTTTTTCCTGCTCCGAGAAATACACTCAAAGATTATGGGACGTTTCATTGATTTACAAATTCATTTGCTTTGGCCTTTTCCTTTTTagataaacataaaaaattgctGAGAAATAAGTAACTAATGATTATGAAAGAATGTTTATTCTGTTAATCATTATAAATCTATCGCTTTCTCTAATGTGATGACGCAATAGATACTAAGATGtcagataaaaatgaaaaactgtaAAAAGTTCAGGTATTACAAAATTCTGTTCTAGGTTCATACACTGAATAAATTCCCAGACCACCTTATTGGACAAAACTTCCCCATAGTTCATTGCAATGGAAGTCGGTGAACACtaaatatataatcataaaaAGCCTCTCGCATAAGAGATCAGCAAAGCAGTGCCAGTAATCCAGCTGGTTCCATTTAAATTTAAATACGTTCCAAAAGtttaaatagtaaaaataaagCAGACCTCAACAGTTCATGGTATCCGTCTTTGGTTTTCTCAAGAAACAAACTTTTGTATTCATTTCTCAGGTTTTCAAAAGTAACaataaaaatcaatttaaaaaaggaaaaagattagGGTTTAAGGTGAAAAAATACTTAATATGTGACCACTGATGCAACAAGATTGCACGCGTGATTTGTTTAAAgtaattatgacattttttgttgctGTCTGCACATGGTTTGATTATTTCGCTAAAATATAAATAGTTTTCATTTCTGTTAATGTTCTTTGTGTAATTTctgtttcctctctctttctttccctttccctgGCACTCCGATACAAATCTTTTAAAGAGATTACTTGAGATAGTGTTTCACTGTATTTCGCTTGTCGGTGAGGTTTTTTTAGATGCTTCTAATGTCCAAAAAGATAAAAAGTTAAGTTTACTAGTTTGTTGTTCCCTACGGGAGAAACAGTCAAGTCCTTTCTTTAAAACCTTTTGAACACCTGTGTCAGATTTATTTTAGTAAGgaaacatacacatatacatgcatttgTAATCTGAATATTAAATATCTGGTTGATATGTGAGTGAACTTTTAACTCTATCATATTACGTATAACTCgagctatattttttaaaatgtgacgGACATTTAGAGTATGTTCACAGAAATGGAGAAAGTGCGTTCAGATCAAGGACAGATAAATATATTGTATTATTTCTTCTTCCTTTATAACAGGTAGATATTATCATCCCAGTTTCCTTGGCCTACCTTTCAGAAACAACCTGTAGATGTGGATGAAGTACAGCAAATACACTTTACTATAAATATCAGTTTGAAAAGTAAAAGGGATGATTGGCATCTGTCTGTTAATCCCTGAATTTATCCCCTGGTTTCCCTAATAAATAACCTGTCTTTATGAAAGGTTGTAGTGAGTTGTTTAAtctctcaggtttttttttaatagtctttTAATTCTTCTCTAAAGTAATCACCTACTCACTGTAGTGCATTTAATGTATACTTGCTATTATGGCAGCAAGCCATAATGTGCAAACTGTTGGTTATGGTTACCCTGACCTATTTTTTCCCTGACACGTTCTTTAAAACaagccaaactttttttttaaatcggggaTATCCTAGCTACTGTGACAAAGTTAGGAAGAAATATCTGAAAACAAGTTTGCTCAGTTATTTAGATGTTCAATAAAAGAGATATTGACTAAGGATGTCAGACTGCAGAGGTAAATTGTTCCCTGGAAAAAGTATCTTCTGGGAGGAAGTAAATGCCATCACTACCCCTTTCAGGTACTGTAAATCCTGTCAGTTAAAGTTTCATTCCAAGCGTGAATAGTGCTATGGAATATCTTTCCATCAAGTCATTATTTAATTTATAATGCGATTTGTCattgcttttattatatttaacagTAAGGACAGCCAGTTACTGCACCATAATAACTTTTATTTTAGAGAGCACATTCCTGTTTGTGGATAGTCTGGAGGAATATGCGCTCTACACAAGTGAACATCAAGGCTGAACCACGGATTCTGTGTAGGTTCTGGGACCTTTATCAGATCAGCCAAAAAGACGTTGGAGTACAGGACCTCTCCAAACCACATAGATTTCttgatctgcatttttttttttgtgtctgttggcCCAGTAAACGGActcataacattaaaaaaaaaatctagttttCCCCAGGATCAATAGGGCTGATAGAGCTATTCAACACCGATCCATGACATTTCACAATTCAGGCTGCAGCAACAGCTCTGTCAAAAAGAGGGACAGGTCCAAACAGCTGTTGTTCTACTTTAGAAAATGCGAAGCTTGTCATTgagctttttgttgttgttgttgcaagTTTAGAAGGTCAGACAGGTTGAGAGGACTTCTGTGTTTTAGATGAGACTTTGCTTACCAAAAGGTTTGGCTTCTGCCTGTACTTTCCCTCCTGCTATTGATGGCTGTGGAAAACACGTGCATGTGTTTTGGTACAAATATATGTTAGAAATTTGAAAGAGTTGGATAAAAACTGTACACGATATGAAGGGAAAAGAggagaaaacatagaaatgacggcagaaaaagaccaatcggcccatctagtctgcccagcaagctcccacacttatttacccatacttatctgtttcatcaaccaccaagttcagggcccttgttggtaactgtttgattcaaaacTGGGCAAGTATATTTGCTGTTTGAAGGGCCTCCATTTTGTAATAAGAAATTATCTCAACTGCGTGTTTTGTTCCTTTTCCCCTACTGAAATGTGGACTGTGAGCTGCCAGCTGGGCTCGGGATTCTGACGTTACTTGGAAGTACGAGTTGTCTCCGATTCTTTCTTTCTGCACTGAGAACTGAAGAGGAGGATCGAGAGCCAATCTTCAATCTTCTTTCTTTGCAAGAATTCTAGTGAAAAGCTCTGACGATAAAGCTCTGCTTTGTGCTGCCTTGTAGGCTTGAAAGCTTGCTTCTGCAGTAAATCAGGTACAGTGTGCATCCTGTTACCTTAACTCCCCATATGGCTGCAATTTTGACGGCCTTTGAGATTTAGGATAAATGGGGACTGGAAATAAAACACTCAAGGATCTAATTTTTATGAAACAAAAATGCCAGAACTTCCTTTTTAGGACTCTTACCAAGCTAATAAACTATATATGTGTCTTTAACAAGTATTTTACAGTCTTAACTATGAAGCACCTGTTttcagcaggggatttttttttccatgcattgAAGAAGGTTAAAGTGACAGTACTGGCGCATTTTTTGTGTTAGATAAATCAGAAGTTCAGCAAAGTCATGAAAATTCGctctttttgcttttaaaatttttattcttGAGAAGATATTAATATTTAAAGTTTGAGAAGGTGCCTACCTCTTAGCCAGCTCACCTTTATGACTAAGTAAAACGGTGACTTCTTCGATGACCCTCATCAAAACCTCATGCAGGTCTCCTAATGCTACATATAAAATAGAAATATAGCCAGAATAACCGAAGGCAAGTCAAAGGGAAGGAGGATTTAAAAATAAGGGGCGTGGCA
This genomic interval from Rhinatrema bivittatum chromosome 4, aRhiBiv1.1, whole genome shotgun sequence contains the following:
- the CBX8 gene encoding chromobox protein homolog 8; this encodes MELSAVGERVFAAESLLKRRIRRGRMEYLVKWKGWSQKYSTWEPEENILDARLVAAFEERERERELFGPKKRGPKPKTFLLKAQAKAKAKTYEFRSDSARGVRVPYPGRSPQDLASTSRSREGLRNIVMSPQGSSSSTSRGDSIRDRVRPEDKSVTHKQKILKKRGPKSGRGLFKDNPETLESSNRKPEGERGDKIGEYLKSRRMDESASGSGKYGTGQSVIQLAKRQETDYMGPMSSQIGTGYQHRDRELSKMGLEPREKHGMDTYPPRTKHRADYLEAKDHAGLIPSGSKARHSSGNPGTVTDLYRDAVGSQSKPSLIARIPVTRILGNPEEESWSPSLNNLEKVVVTDVTSNFLTVTIKESSTDQGFFKEKR